A portion of the Permianibacter fluminis genome contains these proteins:
- the bamB gene encoding outer membrane protein assembly factor BamB, protein MKTVLNRRWLRAAALSLAGLLLVSCASDDEEVVVAPVPDITPQFEPHPLWSKTVTTTVGEDISLALGATWRTIWPWAGSPDADRPIDGGFAPNLEPVVYGNRVFVANGEGLLLALDRDGKELWRYWLGSRLSGGMAAGAGILIVGTPEGVVLALDSETGQEKWRNTVSSEVIAPPAVGEGFVVVRTVDGKLFALDVDSGERKWFSDRNVPLLTQRGTSSPLIGGGIALAGFDNGKVAAFRLDNGQPLWEKRVGQPTGRSEIERIADVDTNPLVFGNVMYAASVNGSIIAVDLRNGETLWQRELSTYRNLGVDAQMLFASNTQGYVVALDRRNGFVLWTQKALENRQLSAPVSMGDYVVVGDLEGYLHFMKREDGAFVAQVQVDSDGLQAPPQVVDQQLLVYDRDDTLHLYKLP, encoded by the coding sequence ATGAAAACTGTATTGAACCGCCGTTGGTTGCGCGCCGCGGCCTTGTCGCTGGCCGGTTTGTTGCTGGTCAGCTGCGCCAGTGATGACGAGGAAGTGGTTGTTGCGCCGGTGCCGGATATCACGCCGCAATTTGAGCCGCATCCGCTCTGGAGCAAAACGGTCACCACGACTGTTGGTGAAGACATTTCTCTGGCGCTTGGTGCCACCTGGCGCACGATTTGGCCGTGGGCGGGTTCGCCGGATGCCGATCGGCCGATCGACGGTGGCTTTGCCCCGAATCTGGAACCGGTGGTGTACGGCAATCGGGTTTTTGTCGCCAACGGTGAAGGTCTGTTGCTGGCGCTGGATCGCGATGGCAAGGAACTCTGGCGTTACTGGCTTGGTAGCCGCCTGTCCGGCGGTATGGCCGCCGGTGCCGGCATCTTGATCGTCGGCACGCCAGAAGGTGTCGTGCTGGCGCTGGATTCGGAAACCGGTCAGGAAAAATGGCGCAATACCGTTTCCAGTGAAGTCATTGCCCCGCCGGCAGTTGGCGAAGGTTTTGTTGTAGTCCGCACGGTCGATGGCAAATTGTTTGCGCTCGATGTCGATAGCGGCGAACGCAAATGGTTTTCCGATCGCAACGTGCCGTTGTTGACCCAGCGTGGGACCAGTTCACCGCTGATCGGTGGTGGCATTGCGCTGGCCGGATTTGATAACGGCAAGGTGGCCGCATTCCGGCTCGACAATGGTCAACCGCTGTGGGAAAAGCGGGTCGGTCAGCCGACCGGCCGCTCCGAGATCGAGCGCATTGCCGATGTTGACACCAATCCGCTGGTATTCGGCAACGTGATGTATGCTGCCAGCGTCAACGGCAGCATCATCGCCGTGGATCTGCGCAACGGCGAAACGCTGTGGCAGCGCGAACTGTCGACCTACCGCAATCTCGGTGTCGATGCCCAGATGCTGTTTGCCAGCAATACACAGGGCTATGTGGTTGCGCTGGACCGTCGTAACGGCTTTGTCCTGTGGACCCAGAAGGCGCTGGAAAATCGCCAGTTGAGCGCGCCGGTATCGATGGGTGACTATGTTGTGGTCGGGGATCTGGAAGGCTACCTGCACTTCATGAAGCGCGAAGATGGCGCGTTTGTGGCCCAGGTGCAGGTCGATAGCGATGGCTTGCAAGCGCCGCCGCAAGTCGTCGATCAGCAGTTGCTGGTCTATGATCGTGACGACACGCTGCATCTGTACAAGTTGCCCTGA
- the der gene encoding ribosome biogenesis GTPase Der gives MLPVIALVGRPNVGKSTLFNQLTRSRDALVADMPGLTRDRKYGRAQLRDRMAIVIDTAGITGEEEGIDEAMAKQSRLAMEEADLVLLLCDARDGLTPIDEQVARELRTMNKPTLLVVNKIDGLNIDLVLPEFFALGHGEPQPIAAAHGRGVLQMIDAVLERLPDAPELTEEERAAQGIKMAIVGRPNVGKSTLVNRILGEDRVLVFDMPGTTRDSIYVEMERRGTKYTLIDTAGVRRRGKVFEAVEKFSVVKTLQAIDDAHVVILVMDAKEAITDQDLHLLGYVMDTGRALVLSVNKWDGLDSDQRQLIKDDIDRRLGFADFARLHFISALHGTGVGDLFDSVHEAYDSAHLDVPTSKMTELLQQAQAEFQAPQVNGRRVKMRYAHLGGHNPFLVVIHGNQVSRLPMNYQRYLINYFRKRLNLVGAPIRLELKDADNPFKDRKNTLSERQADRRRRMIRNRKRGEK, from the coding sequence ATGTTGCCTGTTATCGCTCTGGTCGGCCGACCCAATGTCGGCAAGTCCACCCTGTTCAACCAGCTGACCCGCAGTCGGGACGCGCTGGTCGCTGACATGCCCGGCCTGACCCGGGATCGCAAATACGGCCGCGCCCAACTGCGAGACCGGATGGCGATCGTCATCGACACCGCCGGTATCACCGGCGAAGAAGAGGGCATCGATGAAGCGATGGCCAAACAGTCGCGGCTGGCGATGGAAGAAGCCGATCTGGTGTTGCTGCTGTGCGACGCCCGTGACGGCCTGACCCCGATCGACGAACAGGTCGCGCGCGAACTGCGCACCATGAACAAGCCGACCCTGCTGGTGGTCAACAAGATTGATGGCTTGAACATCGATCTGGTGTTGCCGGAATTTTTTGCCCTCGGTCATGGTGAGCCGCAACCGATTGCCGCGGCGCACGGCCGCGGCGTTCTGCAAATGATCGATGCCGTGCTGGAGCGATTGCCCGACGCGCCGGAACTGACCGAAGAAGAACGTGCTGCGCAAGGCATCAAGATGGCGATTGTCGGCCGGCCGAACGTCGGCAAGTCGACGCTGGTCAACCGCATTCTCGGTGAAGATCGGGTGCTGGTGTTTGACATGCCCGGCACCACCCGCGATTCGATTTACGTCGAGATGGAACGGCGTGGCACCAAATACACCCTGATTGACACCGCCGGTGTTCGTCGCCGCGGCAAGGTGTTTGAAGCGGTCGAAAAATTCTCGGTGGTCAAAACCCTGCAAGCCATCGACGACGCCCATGTCGTCATTCTGGTGATGGACGCCAAAGAAGCCATTACCGATCAGGACCTGCATTTGCTTGGCTATGTGATGGACACCGGCCGGGCGTTGGTGCTCAGCGTCAACAAATGGGATGGCCTGGACAGTGATCAACGCCAGCTGATCAAGGACGACATCGATCGCCGGCTGGGCTTTGCCGATTTCGCCCGCCTGCATTTCATTTCGGCGCTGCATGGTACCGGCGTCGGCGATCTGTTTGATTCGGTGCACGAAGCCTATGACTCGGCGCATCTGGATGTGCCGACCAGCAAGATGACTGAGCTGCTGCAACAGGCACAAGCCGAGTTTCAGGCCCCGCAAGTCAATGGTCGGCGAGTCAAGATGCGTTATGCCCACCTCGGTGGCCACAATCCTTTTCTGGTGGTCATTCACGGCAACCAGGTGTCGCGCTTGCCGATGAACTATCAGCGCTATCTCATCAACTATTTCCGCAAACGGCTCAATCTGGTGGGGGCGCCGATTCGGCTGGAACTGAAGGATGCCGACAACCCGTTCAAGGATCGCAAGAACACCTTGAGCGAGCGCCAGGCTGACCGCCGGCGACGGATGATCCGCAATCGCAAACGCGGCGAAAAATAG